The window CGCGATGCGTGGGCTGCTCGGCGTCCAGGTGGAGGACATTAGCCCGGCCCTGAAGGCGCGATACGGGCTGACGCGCGATAGCGGCGTGGTCATCGTGAACGTGCAGCCGGGCAGCGCCGCCGCCCGGGCAGGCCTCCTTGCCGGTGACGTGATCACCACGGTGAACGGCAGGGCGGTGACCAGCGAACGCGAAGTTACGCTGGCGGTCGGGGGGCTGGCCGCCGGCGACAAGGTTACCCTTGGCATCCTGCGGGGTAGCCAGGAGATGACCGTGGAGGTAACTCTCGGCTCCGCGCTCGATATTCCGGGCCTCCAGGACCTGCCGGCGGCGCTGCAGGAGCGGCTGCGAGAGCTGCTACAGAGCGGCAACCTTTCGCCTGAGGCGCTTCGCCGCCTCGCAATGGGGCAGTACGTCGCTCTCGGCACCGTCAAGTCCATCACTGACGCCTCGCTCACCATCACACGGCTGGACATGGCCCTTCAGCCGGCCGGCGACCTGACCTACGCCCTCACGGAGAAGACACAGTTCCTCAGCGGTAGCGGCGCCATCGGCCGCGCCGACATCCGGCCTGGCGCGAGGGTTGTCGTCATCTCGCTGGACGGGCAGACCGCGCTGG of the Dehalococcoidia bacterium genome contains:
- a CDS encoding PDZ domain-containing protein, with amino-acid sequence MPRKLVVALATVAGLLLFASGALAALLIVNGDDDREGEAARSGSKGYLGLTVTAVPPGQGLRIASIIEGGPAEAAGLRVGDIIRSVDGQVVRTPEQLRAAVETKAPGTKVTITYERGEREHQATVRLGEAPPNAQVESTPTPQPGQPGRGGLPNLAMRGLLGVQVEDISPALKARYGLTRDSGVVIVNVQPGSAAARAGLLAGDVITTVNGRAVTSEREVTLAVGGLAAGDKVTLGILRGSQEMTVEVTLGSALDIPGLQDLPAALQERLRELLQSGNLSPEALRRLAMGQYVALGTVKSITDASLTITRLDMALQPAGDLTYALTEKTQFLSGSGAIGRADIRPGARVVVISLDGQTALGVLVLQR